In the genome of Podospora pseudocomata strain CBS 415.72m chromosome 7, whole genome shotgun sequence, the window GCCTGCTGAACATCCTGTTCTCTCGGAACCCCTTCGCCACGCCGACCCCCGCCGATCCCTTGTTCTTGGACTTCACCAGAGACAAGCAGTCGTTGTTTGACGTGTTCCCCATGATGTCAGCAGACACCTTCGAGGTTATCGACCACTGCATGAACTTGGACCCCGCCAAGCGCTCTCTTGCCGCCACCCGTCAAGCGCTCCTCAGTGTCAAGAGCTTCACCACCCAGGATGAGGATCTCGTGGATGCCTTCTGCTCCGCCGACCGCCGTGTTGTCGCCAGCGCCAACCGTGAGCCCCTTCGCACACCGTCCGTGCAGAGCCCCATGGTGGACACTGGTGCCTTCCCTTGGGCCAAGGCCCTCCAggccacccctcccaagcccatccGCCAACTCAGCATCATCCACGACTACGACGAGGGTTACGACGAGGACTTGTTCTCGAGGTCCGGCGGCACCGACTGGTTCTCCAAGCCAACGCAAACACCCATGTCATCTTTTGTGGACTCGAGCTTGGGAGCTTCCATCCAGTCCTCCAACCTCTACAACTTCCAGCCCAGACTTCCAGCAAAGGCTTTGGCCAAGGTGTCACCCATGGCTGGGTCTCTTCCCATCAACATGTCCAAGAACCGCAACCAATCTGCCATGTCATGGGCCTTCAGCCGCGAGAACAACCAGGTCTCTAAGAGTTGGAGTGATCTTtgggacgacgaggaggaggagcagcagcaggagcaggctAGGCAACTGCAGGCTCTGAAGGAGATGAACTCGAGGACTTGGAGCCACGAGAGTCAGACCGAGACTCCCGTTGCTGACAACGACGACACTCCTCGTCTTGGCCTgtcacccatcaccaagacgGCCAGCGTTGTCAACCTCAACGACAAGGAGAACGAGATCCCGTCCATTGACGCCGCCCTGGGCTCCGccatcgacgatgacgactttGATTCGGATGGTCTCTTCCTCTACGAAGCTCCGCCTGTCAAGGAGGAACCTCAGCGCCCCAGTCGCGCTTCTCCCAAACGCAGCGGTGTGGACAAGTGGTCGGTTCTAGGAGAGCGCCGACGGGCTTGCAACGGCACTACACCTTCCAAGGCCCCAGAGGTCACCCTCCGGACAGGGCATCATATGGGGGCTGGCTTCCCTAGCAACACACCATCGAAGGCGCATGGCGTTCATGATTTCTTCAGCGGCGTTGATCACCACACTCCCGTTTCCACATTCAACCTCTCTACtcacaacaagaacaacaacaatcatcatcattacaCCCCACACCGCAGGGGTAGCAACCATGGGAAGGAGCGCATCAAGGAGTGCCCATGGAGCAAGGGACGCGATCGAGACTGGAATTTTGATTGGCGCAAGGATAAGCGCAACGCCTTTGGCGATCTCGAgtgggttggtggctggCCAGCAGCGGCTCGCTCATAAAGAGCTGGGTTGATCTGGGTGCCGGTCACCAATCGTGGTTGGGCCATTTTACCATCCTACCCTCACTCTCCAATACCCTTCCATCGATCGGACATCGATGTTTACTATTTTCTTCTTTCGGTGTATGGAAAGACTTTTTTTGCTGACTCTTgctggtgttttgttttctccttctttttgttttctttgtttATTAATTTTTCCGGTTTCTGGTGTTTTCGCCTGTCATGGCTGAAGGAGTTTTTGGGtttcaacatcatcaacaaacaaccTACAATCACAGGTTGAACCACATCTACATAGggggctttttttttgggcgaCAAGCATAGcatgggtttttttttctcttttaGAATTCGAAATGAGACAAATGGCAAACTGGAGGGCGTCTGTTAGgaggtttttcttttttccaaAGGGTGTGGCAATCACACAGAAACTGGACATTGGGTTGGATCACTTTATTACTCTACTCTTTATTGACATTCATCATGGGAGGGGACGGcgaacagcaacaccagcaagCAAGTTTGTTTTTTCTCAAAAGCAAAGGAGGAGTCAGCAAATCATTTTCTTTCGAAAAaagtcttttttttcattcatcgagagttgggaggggaaaATGCGAAAATTGGAGAGGCATGGCTATCCAGGAAGGGTACACTTTTTTGGATGGATAAAATCGTTGGCATTCAACTCGCTTTCTGAGTATGAAAGATATATTTGGTCTTGAGGGATTGATTATTAGTCTAGAAATACCAGAAGTTACCCACTCGAACACTCTTTGACTCTTTTGCGTTGTGACTTGACTTGATGCCTTGATGACTGATTACTTGATTGAGTTGATTCATTTCTCGTGAGTCTTGTGTGTATGACACGATAGGTAAATGGGGGCCTGATGTGTTGATTTTGGTGGTCTGAGACTTGGTCTCTCAGCCCACGGGCCTGTCAAGGCCGTCTGGGCTGATTATCTCCGTTCTTTGTGAGACCTGTCACTTTGCTGTTGACGGGACGGTTAGTAGAggagtggtgggtgggacagggctctgtgtgtgtgtgtgtgtgtgtgtgtgatgacAGGGTATAAGACAGGGAGCGGATGGGATGGATACAAGACTAAGACAGGCAGATGTCGTGGAACGAAGATCGAGTGAGGCGTTGGGTGAGGGTTATCCATACCTGCCTACCTATAcattttttgggggggtaAGTCCGAAGACGCCTCATGTTAGTATTATAACCCTTGCTTTTTAAACTCTTGGGTTAATAGTCGGCTTCTTGGACGCTTTGTAGTTTGATGGCTGCTCTCTACGCCAATTTCTCGACATAAtgcatccccatccacccacccacccacacacacactctctctctttctctctctctctctttctctctctctctctttctctctctctctctttctctctctctctctttctctctctctctctttctctctctctctttctctctctctctctttctctctctctctctttctctctctctctctttctctctctctctctttctctctctctctctctctctctcacacacacacacacacactctctctctctcgctcgcTCGCGCTCTCGGGGCAGAACAAACTTCAAGCTGATTTTAGACGGCGAGAGCTGGcatgtgtgtgagtgtgtgtgtgtgtatgtggtGTGTCTGAGGGGACATTTCAGTCATCAGAGAGATTTGTCCCCGAGGAAAGTATTCAAACCGGTGAGAGAGGTATCACAGGCAAGGCAGTCAGGTACCACACCCGTCCGTGAGTGGGAAAAAGCATGCGAGACAACTCGTGTGTTTAACACAATGACTGTTGTACCAGGTAACGCATACCACCGTTATCCCGTTCTTGCAAAAAGTCACATGGCGTGACTGGCCGTGGTGAGCGAATCTTGGTGGGATAAATAGTCAGTGATACGCTTGACATGATTGtaacaccaccgccatatTGAAGATATCAGTGGACACACAAAGTTATAGTGTCCAAATGATGCCTTCAATGACTCCAAAACGGAAATACAGTCCACAGCTTGTCGAAGCATTGTAGCCTCCCTGAGAGAATATAGCACATTACATCTACAATCAACAGCTTTAAGGATTCAATTACTGCCAATATATGCTCATTACCATGTTCCTCCGTGTATGCATACATGTATATGCTCACAGCAAAccgcaagaaaaaaaaaacagaaacgCTATGTGACAAATCAAAAACCAACAGTACACAATGATGATACAAAACAGGCGTCAGTAAAtaacaagacaagaaaaagacgaCCGCAGTTCATCCCATCATACACCACATATGTCGTGGCGCGCGTGTGTTGCATGTCCCAACGATTCATTAATCGTGCCTCagccagcatcatcaacttcaTTGTCCATCTTTTTCGCAACCTTTCCATCCATTCCTCAACCTGGGTATAAATCCATGCACCACAACCTTCAACCATCAAACACCAATATACATCATGACCCATCACTGAAAGTAGGTGGGGTCAGCAGCAACCTTCTCGGCACCAATCCAGCTCTTGGGCAAAAAGGCCCAGATAGTTCCGATGACACTTAGAATCGTCGACAGAATCATCATGCTCATGACTGCGATTCTCTCCTTGCTCTGAATCTCACTCGCGAAGAGCTTCAGGTAAAAGGCCAATGGCAAGCTGGAGAATGGTCAGTGTGATACCAGAAAGCCGTAGGTGATAGTGAAACTTACGTCACGCAAATGGTGAAGCACAAAGCGCTCCCCATGAAGGCCATGATGCTATCAAAGGCCGGGAAGAGAATCGCAATGACCAAGAACACAATGATGACCACGACACGGACGACCACCTTCATCACCCCACGGAAATACATCGACCTCCCAATGAAACCAGCATTGTCGGCAACGGTCTGAGTGTTCAGGCCGAACAGGACCTCGATCGTCGACACGATAGGGCGAGCATTCAGGGGGATCTTGGTGAGAGGGATGATGGCCACGAAGAAGGTCATGAACACGGTGAGCACTCGCGGGTAGCTGGCTTCCATCAAGAGATTGGAAGTGATCTCGTCGCGGACGTCGTCGCCAAACATCAGGAGACCGGCAACGGCAGTGACGGCGTCAAGAATGTACTAAGCTAATGTTAGCAACCACTGGTTATGGAAGGGCATTCACACGACACTTACGGTGAATGAGAAGGAATACTTGAGCGCCTTGGCGTACTTGTAGGGATGTCTCATGTCACGATAGATCTCGTCTTGTCAGTTTTTTCTTCCCACGAAACCTGTCGATATGTCGATCGCTTACATTTGGAAACACACTGTGCCCGCCCCTATGATCAGTTAGCAATGTGTGGTTCTGAGCGGGAGTCGATGTCGGCTCACCAAGGAGACATGAGCAGCCCGAAAGACAGCGGCAAAGTCAACCAGTTCTCAGGGAGAAGGTAGGTCTTTGCCGGCTCAATGAGGGAACCAGGTGTAGTTGGCTTCAAGAACCCGTCGAGCAACAAGATGAGCACAACTAAACGACCATGTCAGCATCTAATGCCCACGCGAACCAACATTTCACAAGACTTACTGCTGAGACAGGAAAAGATACCAAGAATACTCGTAAAACTCAGCAGCCGCAGTGGCATAAAGTTCAGAGGTATCAGTATCGCGGCGCAAAACACTTTCCACCCATTTACAGACAAGAACCCGGGAAACAGCAGATCAAGAGAGTCAGCAAACAACACAATCAGCGCAACACATGCAGCGAGAAGCTCGAGCGTAAAAAGCACACTGGTCGCTATTCGCGCATTGCGTCCGAAAGAGATGAAGGCCAGGTCGGAAAAGGTGATCAGGCTGGGGTCCAGATCCATACACTTTGCGAGGAGTTTGGCCGTATAAGCCGTTACTGCAGCGCATAGGAACAAGGCCACCATGCCTATGATCCAACCGGCATACTTGATACCCATGGGCAAGCTCAGGAGACCAACGCCGATCAAGACGCTTCGGAACGTCAGTACACTCACCAGACTGAACACGGAAAGCAGGCAGTGGCACTTACTTGGTCGAATTGAACACAGTCTGGGGCAGCGTAGACTGACCCTCGACAGCCAGAACAATCTTGCCATCCTGCTCCACCTCCTTGACCAAAATAGGGGCAATTTCGTCATCTGGAACATTGGCACCgctctcctgctgctgctgccaaagcGCAGCCGCCTCGGCCATGGACGCCCTGCTGACATTGGACCGTATTGTGCCATAGTCGATGTTAGATCCGTAGCTTCCCACAATCGAGGGCGTCGCTagatgaggaggaatggCAAAGATCGAAGTGCCCGACATCGACTGATGACTGCCAGTCCGGAACAATGGTCCCCCTAGTTCCTGCTCGAGGGCCTTCGCCTCCCGTTCACGGTAGTCAGCGGCAGCGACCTGGCGGCCTGGAGAGAAGCTCGCGCCTGGCTCGGGgctttccctttcctccctGATGGGCTGGTCAGCGAGACTTTGTTggttggcagcggcctggAAGTGCTCGTGGAGCAGGGAGGTCCTCTCGGCGGAGCCTTGTTCGGCCGTGTCGATGGGACTTCGGCCATACTGAATCGGCTGGTGGGCTTGGTCTGGCGCAAAGACGAACGAGGGTCGTTGGGGGATAACTTCACTGAAACCGGCCGCACGCTGCCAACTGCGGGTGAAGGAACGGATACTGTTGACACCGCCGATGTCTGTCAGGGCAGTCAggcggttggtgatggaggatcTGTGATTGCCAAGTCAATATTTCAGCCGTAGGTAGCTCGCGTGATCGTGCAAcgcacctcctccgtctcagGTGTGGCCACTCGCCATCGTCCTGGTTGGAGTCCACACTCCTTCCTAGGAGAGACTCGTTTTCAAACTGTACACTCCTGTTCCCTATCGAAGAAACACTGCCGGTTCGTGACATTCCGCCGCGCTCATACTGGTCCCAGGTGGTGGGGTTATTTCTCGAGGCCATCTGGTCTTGCGGGAGGCGCTCGAGGCTCCAGATTCAGGTATGCCTTGGTCTTTGGACAGCCTTCAGTTGGGACGTCACAacaaaggaaaggaaaaagagatTTCAGAGACACACAGAGAGAAACAGACAAGTCAAGCAAGCGAAAAACTcgtgggctggtggtgtgtgtgtgttttcGCAAGCCGTCGCGGGGGATGTCACCAACGCGCCCGCAAAGCAGGGTCTGGCCCGGGGACGATTCAGTTTACAGGTGGGctcggtggagatggtggggtgtggtgatggatgctAGGGCGTAGCGACGAGACCGTGGACGATCGGGCAACGTTGGAGGTTCAACGATCACAAACGGCTTTGGCAGGACTGGGAGGAGAGAATAAACGGTTGTGCGacctgctgctgggaggaaTTCGAGAGTGTTCCAGGGCGGCTATGGCACATGGGCTGGGGACGACATCATCGACAAGCTTGCTTGCATGACAAAAGGCAACTCCCAGTTCTGCAAGTGCTGTGTTAGTGCTGTTCCCACTGTGGAGCATCCGGTCCTTCAAGGCGGCAGATCACCCAGCTCTCAGCGAGACTCCAACCTGGGATCCCATGGCAGTCAATCTCtttccaacctcttccccgcccaccctcctctctcttGTGCTGGTGTCTCTGAAGCACCAAGCTATGACGCGAAGTTTGACAAAGCTCGGCTTATCATCTTATCGAGCGAGGTCGGCCAAGAGGACGGTTACCACTTTGCTTGTGCTGTCATTGGCCAATGACCCCGAGTGATAGCGGCTGCGGCACATGCTCCTGCCGAACAAGGACGACATACAT includes:
- a CDS encoding hypothetical protein (EggNog:ENOG503NV48; COG:E), with translation MASRNNPTTWDQYERGGMSRTGSVSSIGNRSVQFENESLLGRSVDSNQDDGEWPHLRRRRSSITNRLTALTDIGGVNSIRSFTRSWQRAAGFSEVIPQRPSFVFAPDQAHQPIQYGRSPIDTAEQGSAERTSLLHEHFQAAANQQSLADQPIREERESPEPGASFSPGRQVAAADYREREAKALEQELGGPLFRTGSHQSMSGTSIFAIPPHLATPSIVGSYGSNIDYGTIRSNVSRASMAEAAALWQQQQESGANVPDDEIAPILVKEVEQDGKIVLAVEGQSTLPQTVFNSTNVLIGVGLLSLPMGIKYAGWIIGMVALFLCAAVTAYTAKLLAKCMDLDPSLITFSDLAFISFGRNARIATSVLFTLELLAACVALIVLFADSLDLLFPGFLSVNGWKVFCAAILIPLNFMPLRLLSFTSILGIFSCLSIVLILLLDGFLKPTTPGSLIEPAKTYLLPENWLTLPLSFGLLMSPWGGHSVFPNIYRDMRHPYKYAKALKYSFSFTTVADNAGFIGRSMYFRGVMKVVVRVVVIIVFLVIAILFPAFDSIMAFMGSALCFTICVTLPLAFYLKLFASEIQSKERIAVMSMMILSTILSVIGTIWAFLPKSWIGAEKVAADPTYFQ
- the TPK2_1 gene encoding cAMP-dependent protein kinase catalytic subunit (EggNog:ENOG503NW6U; COG:T), whose amino-acid sequence is MECLRDDFQRGVILGGRYQTISPLNHGSFGQVLLAKDLRTSETVAIKCITKQSAANDAGIEFAIDEKSEEIAVHKHLGSHPNIVNHLDDFETEHHKYLVLEFCERGDLYEAIRIDHGPLETEHVRRFMLQLVDAVEYCHAKGVFHRDIKPENIFLTQDGSMKLGDFGLATRDEWTTEVMVGSDRYMSPEQYENDGDGYSPAQADIWAIGICLLNILFSRNPFATPTPADPLFLDFTRDKQSLFDVFPMMSADTFEVIDHCMNLDPAKRSLAATRQALLSVKSFTTQDEDLVDAFCSADRRVVASANREPLRTPSVQSPMVDTGAFPWAKALQATPPKPIRQLSIIHDYDEGYDEDLFSRSGGTDWFSKPTQTPMSSFVDSSLGASIQSSNLYNFQPRLPAKALAKVSPMAGSLPINMSKNRNQSAMSWAFSRENNQVSKSWSDLWDDEEEEQQQEQARQLQALKEMNSRTWSHESQTETPVADNDDTPRLGLSPITKTASVVNLNDKENEIPSIDAALGSAIDDDDFDSDGLFLYEAPPVKEEPQRPSRASPKRSGVDKWSVLGERRRACNGTTPSKAPEVTLRTGHHMGAGFPSNTPSKAHGVHDFFSGVDHHTPVSTFNLSTHNKNNNNHHHYTPHRRGSNHGKERIKECPWSKGRDRDWNFDWRKDKRNAFGDLEWVGGWPAAARS